The following proteins are encoded in a genomic region of Falsibacillus pallidus:
- the spoVID gene encoding stage VI sporulation protein D, with the protein MSDSQKSYLRFSLEESVWFKKGQEVSELVSISLDPYISIQEQEQYVLIRGNLELSGEYTADAAAEADEDEVQSGKFMHEVEVREEGPSGFKHRFPVDITIPKNRIENLEKIDVTVETFDYILPEKSCLRLSADLIISGIYGEQQTKTEPEAETVEYEPLYRESAVLEETEEAETVNEPFFYHQQEEEEQEEEDSFYSPFAAQARKQPQEEEEVPVQVQYDLNKLPTLPQYNRFAEEYSGNPVFQMPEAEESSSSSSSGYEPYDMYKDKEQETAQSSPQNAHPYENANEAAEEEHEEQEAQPAAKKGEDNKKAKKKKNQGISLTDFFARKEEERSAKLKVCIVQNGDTLDSIAERYDVSVQQLLRVNSLEMSQDVYEGQVLYISNEYAYKK; encoded by the coding sequence TTGTCTGATAGCCAAAAATCGTATTTGCGATTTTCACTTGAAGAGTCTGTTTGGTTCAAAAAAGGACAGGAAGTAAGTGAATTGGTATCCATCTCTTTGGATCCGTATATTTCAATTCAAGAACAAGAGCAGTATGTGCTGATTAGAGGAAACCTGGAACTGAGCGGGGAATATACAGCGGATGCAGCAGCAGAAGCTGATGAGGACGAAGTACAGTCCGGCAAATTCATGCATGAAGTCGAGGTCAGGGAAGAAGGGCCAAGCGGTTTTAAACATCGTTTCCCGGTTGATATCACCATCCCGAAAAATCGGATTGAAAATCTTGAAAAGATTGATGTGACGGTGGAGACTTTCGATTATATCCTCCCTGAAAAAAGCTGCCTGAGACTTTCGGCAGACTTAATCATCTCCGGAATATACGGAGAGCAGCAAACGAAAACGGAACCTGAAGCTGAAACTGTTGAATATGAGCCTCTGTATCGGGAATCAGCTGTTTTAGAAGAAACCGAAGAAGCAGAAACGGTCAACGAACCATTTTTCTACCATCAGCAGGAAGAAGAGGAGCAGGAAGAAGAAGACAGCTTCTATTCACCGTTTGCAGCACAGGCAAGAAAACAGCCGCAGGAGGAAGAAGAAGTGCCTGTTCAGGTTCAATATGATCTGAACAAACTTCCGACCCTGCCGCAGTATAATCGATTTGCAGAAGAATATTCCGGAAATCCGGTATTCCAGATGCCTGAGGCAGAAGAATCATCAAGCAGTTCTTCTTCCGGTTATGAGCCTTATGATATGTATAAGGATAAAGAACAGGAAACGGCCCAATCCTCTCCACAAAATGCGCATCCGTATGAAAATGCGAATGAAGCAGCAGAGGAAGAGCATGAGGAACAGGAAGCTCAACCCGCTGCGAAAAAAGGGGAAGATAATAAAAAGGCAAAGAAGAAAAAGAACCAAGGTATTTCATTGACCGATTTCTTTGCCCGTAAAGAAGAAGAGAGATCAGCAAAATTAAAGGTTTGCATTGTACAGAATGGAGACACGCTCGATTCAATTGCTGAAAGATATGATGTCAGTGTTCAGCAGCTGTTGAGAGTGAACAGCTTGGAAATGAGCCAGGATGTCTATGAAGGCCAGGTGCTCTACATCTCAAATGAATACGCCTATAAAAAGTAA
- the hemL gene encoding glutamate-1-semialdehyde 2,1-aminomutase, giving the protein MRSYEKSKAAFSEAKSLMPGGVNSPVRAFKSVNMDPIFMKEGKGSKIYDIDGNEYIDYVLSWGPLILGHANDRVVESIKKVAEQGTSFGAPTLIENELAKLVRDRVPSIEVIRMVSSGTEATMSALRLARGYTGRNKILKFEGCYHGHGDSLLIKAGSGVATLGLPDSPGVPEGVAKNTITVPYNDLESVRYAFKEFGEDLAGVIVEPVAGNMGVVPPLPGFLEGLREITEEYGTLLIFDEVMTGFRVGYNCAQGYFDVTPDLTCLGKVIGGGLPVGAYGGKAEIMERIAPSGPIYQAGTLSGNPLAMTAGFETLSQLTPETYEEFGRKADRLEEGLHAAAEKHGIPHTINRAGSMIGIFFTNETVKDYETAKTSDLQLFADYYKEMADQGVFLPPSQFEGLFLSSAHSSEDIEKTIEAAEKAFSKLKK; this is encoded by the coding sequence ATGCGCTCTTATGAAAAGTCAAAAGCAGCATTCAGTGAAGCGAAATCGCTCATGCCGGGTGGGGTGAACAGTCCGGTGAGGGCTTTTAAATCGGTGAATATGGATCCGATTTTCATGAAGGAAGGGAAAGGCTCCAAGATTTATGATATCGATGGAAATGAATATATCGACTACGTCTTATCCTGGGGGCCGCTGATTTTAGGCCATGCCAATGACCGAGTGGTCGAAAGCATCAAGAAAGTAGCAGAACAGGGGACGAGCTTCGGTGCACCAACATTGATCGAGAATGAATTGGCTAAGCTTGTGCGGGATCGGGTCCCATCCATTGAAGTGATCCGCATGGTTTCATCAGGAACGGAAGCAACCATGAGCGCCCTACGTTTGGCAAGGGGATACACAGGACGCAATAAAATATTAAAGTTCGAAGGCTGCTACCACGGCCATGGCGATTCCCTTCTCATCAAAGCAGGTTCAGGCGTTGCCACCCTCGGATTGCCTGACAGCCCGGGTGTGCCTGAAGGTGTAGCAAAAAACACCATTACGGTCCCATATAACGACTTAGAGAGCGTCCGCTATGCCTTTAAAGAGTTCGGTGAAGACCTTGCAGGCGTCATCGTTGAACCTGTTGCCGGAAACATGGGTGTCGTCCCTCCTCTTCCAGGCTTCCTTGAAGGACTTCGGGAAATAACTGAAGAATACGGAACGCTGTTGATTTTCGATGAAGTCATGACCGGATTCCGTGTCGGCTACAACTGTGCCCAAGGCTACTTCGATGTGACACCAGATCTTACATGTCTAGGAAAAGTCATCGGTGGGGGTCTTCCTGTCGGAGCATATGGCGGGAAAGCTGAAATCATGGAGAGAATCGCTCCAAGCGGTCCTATCTATCAGGCCGGGACATTATCCGGAAATCCATTGGCAATGACTGCCGGCTTTGAAACATTGAGCCAGTTGACCCCTGAAACATATGAAGAATTCGGAAGAAAAGCGGATCGTCTAGAGGAAGGACTCCATGCAGCGGCAGAAAAGCACGGCATTCCTCATACGATCAATCGTGCAGGCTCCATGATCGGAATCTTCTTCACTAATGAAACAGTGAAGGATTACGAAACGGCAAAAACATCCGATTTGCAATTGTTTGCAGATTACTACAAAGAAATGGCTGATCAAGGCGTCTTCCTTCCTCCGTCCCAGTTTGAAGGATTATTCCTATCAAGCGCCCACAGCAGCGAGGATATCGAAAAGACTATTGAGGCAGCAGAAAAAGCCTTCAGCAAACTGAAAAAATAA
- the ysxE gene encoding spore coat protein YsxE, which produces MSENLYNETKTILSQYGVEAHFVEGKGSVYKIYSTKGVFALKRIIPQNGVDFVRNVQTLYQRGYYHIVPIYPTMDGRYGVLDGGYLYYLMPWLSNEEKEDRFERHQKLFRELARMHTISSKDISLGEDDRKEHYENTMEEWERQKEFLEEFVERCEKEAYMSPFQLLFCSYFHDMHQALNFAIKKLEEWYETSKDNKKARTVIVHGKISTEHFLYDDRGYGYFTNFEHSKTAPAFHDLLPFLSRTLKTYPRQFEDCVEWLYTYFQHFSFKEEEMLLFMSYLAHPGPIFRVVEKYHLKGNKRKEQKMVKRLQKQYWLLKNTEYVVMRMDELERKKKEAKESPPS; this is translated from the coding sequence ATGTCAGAAAACCTGTACAATGAAACGAAAACGATTCTTTCCCAATATGGGGTTGAGGCTCATTTTGTTGAAGGCAAAGGAAGCGTCTATAAAATTTACTCCACAAAAGGCGTCTTTGCACTCAAGAGAATCATCCCGCAGAACGGGGTGGACTTTGTCAGGAATGTCCAGACCCTCTATCAGAGGGGATATTATCATATTGTACCCATCTATCCCACTATGGATGGCCGCTATGGGGTTCTGGATGGGGGATACTTGTATTATTTGATGCCATGGCTCTCTAACGAAGAAAAAGAGGATCGATTCGAAAGGCATCAAAAACTATTTCGGGAATTGGCAAGGATGCACACCATCTCTTCAAAAGATATCTCCCTTGGAGAAGATGACCGGAAAGAACATTATGAAAATACAATGGAAGAATGGGAGAGGCAAAAGGAATTCCTTGAGGAGTTTGTTGAACGGTGCGAGAAGGAAGCCTACATGTCTCCTTTCCAGCTTCTATTCTGCTCGTATTTTCACGATATGCATCAAGCTCTCAATTTTGCCATCAAAAAGCTGGAAGAATGGTATGAAACAAGTAAAGATAACAAGAAAGCAAGAACCGTCATCGTTCATGGGAAAATTTCGACGGAGCATTTTTTGTATGATGACAGGGGCTACGGATACTTCACAAATTTCGAACATTCCAAAACGGCCCCGGCCTTTCATGACCTGCTGCCCTTCTTGTCCCGGACCTTAAAAACCTATCCAAGGCAATTTGAGGACTGCGTCGAATGGCTGTACACCTATTTTCAGCACTTTTCTTTCAAGGAAGAGGAAATGCTGCTGTTCATGAGCTACCTGGCACACCCAGGCCCCATTTTCAGGGTGGTGGAAAAATATCACCTCAAAGGCAATAAACGAAAAGAACAAAAAATGGTGAAACGCCTCCAGAAACAATATTGGCTGCTCAAAAATACGGAGTATGTCGTCATGAGGATGGATGAATTGGAAAGAAAGAAAAAAGAGGCAAAAGAATCGCCTCCTTCCTAA